The Leptidea sinapis chromosome 39, ilLepSina1.1, whole genome shotgun sequence DNA segment CCTCGGAATATGGTTGGAATCCCTTCGCAGTGTGTGGCCTATCAAGCTTCATTTGCAGCGTTTAATCTGTTGGTCGCTTGAGACTTCATGATAGCGTTGCAAAAGATGATCGTTTGAAATTTTGTCGTGCCAGTGAATATCGAGGATATTGCGAAGGCACCGTTTCACGTAAACCTGAAGTTACACCCATACAGCAATACGGTCTTCACGTTGGACCGTAATGCCTTGAGCTCAATTCTGCGTGTCAGTTTCCGTGATTGCCATACGAATCGAAACCGTACAAAGGTTGCTGGTCCAATTTGACAATCCTTGAAGTGATATCATTTTCAGCCCCTCCAGTCTCTGACCGCAGCTCCCGAGATCAGAAAATTTATGGACGCTTTCCACTACCTCTGTGCCAATGAAGGATCGGAGTGAGCTCGTTGCCCGGCACCTCATTTCTCGAGTCTTTCGAATAATAAGTCTTCGCTGCTTCCTGACGGACGTCGCTCAATTTGAACTGCATATCTGCGCGTGTGTGGTTTAAGAGGCATATATCATCGGCATAATCCGAATCCTCTAGAGTATTTAATATGCCCTATTCTGTACTAATTTATAAGAATTgcttgtttaatattatagtatacaaTCAGTCATAATATATTAGGGGATGCTTTTAGCATACTAAATGCATAGAAGCAGGCCATTATCGATCCACATCGGAAGACTGATGGTAAAACTTGATATGAAAAAACTGAGACACCGCAAAAGATGAActaattagtttatttaagattctatttttttatacacatatttttttatccaGATCAGCAAAGTCGATTTTGTTACAGTCAGATTCTGCAAGAGAAGAACTAAGTAATTCCTATTAGTTAAGAGCTGTATTTTTCTAAGAAGTATATTTCGAAATAGGTACCTACAGTGATTTAAGAACTTgatagatttaatattttacatttgattTGCTGATAGCAgctgtttttttaagtttaagacAGTAGGGATACTAAGATCTGTTTGCACGTAGGTTATAATGATCTGAACGCGGCGGCCTGCGTCACCGGTAAACCCATCAACGGAGGCGGCATCCACGGCCGCGTGGAGGCAACCGGCCGCGGGGTCTTCATCACCGCCAGCGAGTTCGTGCACGACGAGCACTGGATGAAACTGATCGGCCTCGACGTCGGATTTAAGGTTTTCTAGGATTTTTCTAGCTTACTTCAAATGAGGAATGGTTATTGTCTATCAAGAAACACAGTAATTGCAGTCACTCATAACTAGATCTAGACTatgactattttttatttaattgtcatTTATTAGTATTAGTCAAGTATGTGTATTTCTGCCCATAACTGTAAGTTCTCCTTCTATTCTAACAACGGGCTCGTCAAACTCGACAAACGAGGAATTATGTTTTACTATGATGAGGCTTTTACCAGACTGCAACACATGAATTCTCTCAGTAAAGGTGTCCCATTCCAGGGAAAGACAGCGATCATTCAAGGGTTCGGCAACGTGGGGAGCTACGCAGGGGTCTGCCTGCAGGAGAGCGGCGTCAGAGTGATCGGTGTGGTGGAGGTGGACTGTAGTCTAAAGAACCCGGAGGGGATCAACTGCGCAGTAAGTAACTGCAAAACTTGCGAGGGTCGTGACGGACAAGTCGTatcgtatgggtcacctgattgACCCATACGAAGTGATACCCCCCAatgatacttaattatttatttagaggaTAACGTTTTAAAACACCATGATTACATTCGGACAGttttatgtatgtgtgtgtgagtgtgaagGTGggaatgtgtgtgtatgtgtattcgttttaatgtgataaaaacACAGGATTTTAAGTATGAAAAGATACCTAACTGACAtgaaaataacttattaaattatctcTCAACTAATATTCTTAATATCTCATTGTGGAAAATATAAACCGATCTAAACTTACATACTcgtactctcttgcaacactggAGGAATCACAAATCGTTGCAGGAGGAATACCAGCCTTTATGATAAGTGTAGGTTCTTGCTTTTTTTTTGGTAGCACATGTGTATGGCCCTGAAAACAAAGCGCAAGGAAGGTCATTCTATAATTTGGTAATACTGGAGAGAAAGTCCCTTAAGAACCACTCTGTGGTGGAACGCAACACATTCAGAtgataacgatatattttagCTTGTAGCGTGCGGACAAGAATTCGGTCAAACAGCCTTAgagtgataaatgcagtagagaGCTTTTCAGATCTACCTGATATCAACGGACGAACAATGGGCCCACTTGATTGAGGGATAATCGCTAACATTATTGAAGATGAGCAATgtgaaaaattttataatttttgatcaGCAGCACTTCTTCGACTATGAGTCACAAACTAAGCCCAAATCGACTAGATTCATAACTATCACATCCACGAAAATCTGGGGTGCACCAGGCATACTTGTTGGCGCTGTTATTGAActgtacaaataattattttataaaagtgacAAAAATCTTAATCTGTTTGCGCTTTGATTTTTTTGAAGAGAGTGAGCCCGCTCCCCGCCTGCCGTGTGGTTTAATTGTAGTTGTAGTACTCTACTCGTAGTTACCACCTCATTGTGTAGATGGCGTGCACAACACGTATATAACACACCAGTTATAATAAATCCAGTGTGATTCACTGCGTTATCTTACTGTGAAGGCTACAGAACTAGCAGACGGCTACaggattatttttgttataggAGCTTTTGAAATACAAATCTAACAATCGAGGCAGCGCGAAGGGTTTCCAGGGGGCCACGGAGACGGGCCCTGAGCTGATGTTTGAGAAGTGCGACATCCTGGTGGTGGCCGCGTTGGAGAAGGCGATCACACACGAGAACGCACCTAAGATCAACTGCAAGGTAGACCGTTCAACCGTACTGGTCACCTACTACAGGCGTAGGaacatattaaatgaaaaaataacaacTACTTTCTCAGAAACATAGGTAAacataaaatctatatatataatgaaaatggtctttgtttgaggctcaatcacgcctaaaacactaatcgtatcgacatgaaactaccaccattcgatgagAAATTTAGCCTAGATGGTGTATAGCtattatcttattttttacttatttttcgaattccaccgttccttcattaatttatttccatttaaaattcgcccagcgaagcgggcgggaacggctagtaatcTTATAAGATGTTCTGATAGTTAAACTTTTTAGAAACAGTAAGAGAAAAGAGCACTTTGAATAGATATTGGTCTAAGGTGTAAactatattacaaaaaaaaacacgaagAATTAATTTTCAggcaaatataattaaattctttctagataaaaatatttacatattcaaCCTAAgatatatacaataaatttatgtaatctCAGCTAGACGAAACTTCTTTAAAAGAATTGCAAGGATTAAAgaatagattattgtttatgacCATTCGTTTTTGGGTTTATTGttcgtattataataataaacgaataaaatgtaaaataattatcaaactttgtatcaccATGATCATTACTAAAGCCTACAATTATCATCTttccgaaattttacattcgtctcattatcttgaagccaaaattgTTGTAGGTTCTTCTACACCACGTGTGATTTGCAGACATGGTTTTTTTtacgacaataagggacgagacgagcaggacgttcagctgatggtaattggccatgcccattataatgcagtgccgctctggattcttgagaaacccttgagacataggatgtatactctcactagctgacccgacagacattgttctgttcataataaaaaaaaaactcttgcgggtgggatttcgtaaaatccgttctgagctgacctctactcggtgaaaagaatattcctaccaaatttcaagtctttagctctgaTGGTTCTAGAGATATGGTGAtgatatacgtggaaatctcttatatatatagatttagccagtaatttcactagctacggcatccttcagaccgaaacacaaaaaaacGCCCATACGGTATCcgtaatctagctggcatcttgCGCAAAGAAGCCTTGCGTTACTTCTTTTACACGCTATACTTTGAGCTTTGAAGGAAATAGTGTATATAGAAGGCAGAGCTATAGCACGATGCTTGCACGTGCAGATTATCCTGGAGGGCGCCAACGGGCCGACGACCCCGGCAGCTGACACTATACTGCGCGAGAAGAACATCCTGGTGCTCCCTGACCTTCTGGCTAACGCGGGCGGCGTCACCGTCTCCTACTTCGAGTTCCTCAAGAACATCAATCACGTCAGCTTCGGCAAGCTGAGCATCAAGTTCTGGCGGGATTCAAACACTGCCTTGTTGGGTAAGTACCGTCAGTAGAGCCACGCTCTAGAATTCCCTCCTGAAGAGGAGTACTGTGGTGTTTAGGTTTAGGGTATCTGCAGACTAGTGTTGTGCAGTATTGCTACTTCAATCTATACAGACCTGTATAATACTCGGAAGGAATTTCTTTCTAAGAATGGGATTGGGTGTAATTAAGTTCATTAAAACCGATCTTTGCGTGAATGTCACTCATGGACGAAAGTTATAGTGTCAAATTCGGCAATATTagatcaataatttatttctaatgtATTTAAACGCGCCTGTGATTGACATGCGTAAACCccatttttgttaaatatccATTTCCATGTATACTCTTTATAAATCATACCTGCAATAAAATTATGTCTTATGGCAAAgattatataatagtacaaggacggaagtctcactctgcaaaatcaattaaagacaTAGGGACTCTTGGCGTCATACAATGTAAGGTGTAATTCTGATCGCACAGAGCTACAaagctacatttttattcacctactagctgacccagcaaacgttgttttgccgtataaagtaataagaagagaatcaataattaaaatttttgcagtataaacaaatatatgacgaacgattctcagacctacgaaatattaaatcgtacataaaatgtatcgtactacaataattattatattcgattcccatcttgcaaccctatttctgtggatggaacagaataatataaaaatcgcgatacaaaaataggtgttgattgtagacagatgaaaatgtttaaaattaagtttgttttctaactcctgagaaagttagaaagatataaatattctaattagttattcattttaaactattctttcaatttgatttctgaacgacgggggacatatcaaaggaaaaacaaaattgttgtttttatttgattaagagcattttcatatttattcaccctttaaaccttccctggacttccacaaatacagggtggcgcaatagaacgtgcatattgcatcatcttttttcgcggggtagaaagtgcgcgggcggggggagtctgcatcgttgggtaggcgggctcatggagttttagtcacttcgacgggaagcgtcgcgcattttacgagaactctcgttcatacatcgttactaggcgtttatattgttctgaatatggactacggcaaattagtgaagctccgagtgctaatttaattaaaatatgggtacagcgttttgaagagactggttcaacgtttaaaccacaagcaaaaggtcgtccaagaacatctaggaccgacgacaatattgagagagttatgcaggtacgaggagatccacaaatgtctactcgcaagagatcgtctgTCTTACATTTATCTAGAcgaagtttgcaacgaattttaaacttggatcttaaactgcatccttacaagctgcagttaacacaagaattgaaagagtctgacttcggagcaaggctcgcatttgctaatgaaatgcttaatcgattttccaattttgacaatatccttttctcagatgaggcccacttccatatcaatgggttcgtaaaccgtcaaaattgtcgttactggaacagtgagaatcccaaactcaagcaccagaaaccactgcatagtcctaaagtggcagtatgggcagcaatctctggtagaggaataattggaccgtttttctttgaaaatgcgcgggggcaaaacgtcactgttaataccgaacgctatgttgcgatgttggaaagttttttggctccagagcttgaaaattcaagaatagtgaattctaggacttggtttcaacaagacggagctacctgtcacacatcaaatgactccatggcggttgtgaaacaaatgttccctggcagactgatttcgaaaagaggtgatatcccatggcccccacgtagtccagacgtgacgcatcctgacttttttttgtggggatacctccagaacaaagtctacagcaataatccgaaaaatatcgatcagctcaaggagaatatccgtggtgaaatggcagcaattacaccagcattactgaagaaagtttacaataacttccgtttgcgattagaggagtgtcgtcgtagagagggtca contains these protein-coding regions:
- the LOC126976026 gene encoding glutamate dehydrogenase, mitochondrial-like; the protein is MISLLKYKSNNRGSAKGFQGATETGPELMFEKCDILVVAALEKAITHENAPKINCKIILEGANGPTTPAADTILREKNILVLPDLLANAGGVTVSYFEFLKNINHVSFGKLSIKFWRDSNTALLDSVEKSLKKSNIDANICPTPLFQSMMSGANEKQLVTSGLEYSMINACMNVKKSAITHNLGLDVRTAAYITAIEKIFVTYDEQGLAI